The region TCGCGGAATGGGTTCAGTTGGCGCGATGGAGCGAGGAAGCAGCGATCGCTATTTCCAGGAAAATAATAAGAAGCTTGTTCCAGAAGGTATCGAAGGACGCTTGCCTTATAAAGGACCATTGGCTGATACGGTATATCAGTTAATCGGTGGTATCCGTTCAGGTATGGGTTATTGTGGAACAGCAACGATCGATGAGCTTCAAAATGATACCCGATTTGTAAAAATTACGGGTGCTGGTCTTCGTGAGAGTCATCCGCACCAAGTTCAAATTACTAAAGAAGCACCAAATTATTCAGTCTAAAGACACATTTTTAGGACAGAGGTATAACCTCTGTCTATTTTTTTGAAAATGTGTATGGTACAATAACTTTTGTGTGTAAATGGGTTTGGAGGTGCAGTTTTTTGAACAGCAAGATTAAACAACTTTTAGTGGTGACACTGATTTTTTCATTTTTTACGACAAGTTTATTAGGATTTTCAAAGTCAGCAAGTGCGGCACCGTCTTTAGATGTAGCAGCTGAAGGGGCTATACTTGTGGATGCAGAAACGGGGAAAATATTATATCAGAAAAATGCTGATAAGTTACTCGCTCCTGCAAGTATGAGTAAGATGATGACCGAATACCTATTGCTAGAAGCCATTGACAAGAAAAAGATATCTTGGGATCAGAAAACAAGTATTTCTGAATATGCCCATAAGATTTCTCAAAATCGAACGTTATCAAACGTACCTTTACGTGTAGATGAAAAATATACAGTACGTGAATTATACCAAGCGATGGCGATCTATTCAGCTAATGGAGCAACGATCGCATTAGCAGAACTGATTGCGGGCTCTGAAGGCGAGTTCGTTAAAAAGATGAATGCCAAGGCGAAAGAACTAGGGATGAAAGATTTCAACTTCGTTAACTCTTCTGGCCTTAATAATAAAGACCTTTTCGGCAACCATAATTCAGGCAGTGAAACAGACGAGAACATGATGAGTCCTCGTGCTACTGCTATACTAGCTTACAACTTACTTAATGATCATCCAGAAGTATTAGAAACAGCAAGTGTTCCACGTATGAAATTCCGTGAGGGCACTGATGATGAAATTCAGATGGAGAACTGGAACTGGATGCTTCCTGAGCTCAATAGTGGCTACGAGGGAGTAGACGGATTAAAAACAGGATCCACGGATATTGCGGGTAACTGTTTTACAGGGACAGTGAAAAAGGGAGATACGCGCCTTATTTCAGTGGTTATGAAAACAGGAACTCGTTTAGATCGATTTAAAGAAACGAAGAAACTATTTGATTTTGGATTTGCAAACTTTGAAAAAGCGCAGATCCTTCCAGATAACTATCAAGTAAAAGGCAACAAAACAGTTCCTGTCGTAAAAGGTAAGGAAAAAGAAGTTAAAGTTGCTACGAAAGAACCTCTTTCCATGGTGATCAAAAGAGGAGAAAAAGAAAACTATAAGCCTAAATTTGTTATGGATAAGAAGAAGATGACAAAAGAAGGCGAACTGACAGCACCTGTTAAAAAAGGTGAGGTTGTCGGTCATATCAATGTTGAGTATACAGGCAGCGGGGAAGATTACGGCTACCTGCTCGATGGAGAAACAAAAGGTAAGACAGAAGTTGTAACGACACAATCCGTTGAAAAAGCGAACTGGTTCGTTCTAGCATTACGCGGTGTTGGTGGATTCTTTGGCGGACTTTGGTCCGGTGCCGTTGACATGGTTAAAGGCTGGTTTTAATTTAATAGAAATTCATGAAGTTCTTTAGCAAATGCTGAAGAACTTCTTTTTTTCAGAAAATAGAGAGAGCTTGCGCTTTTTATGATTTGCGATAAAATAGATGAGAATACTAGTTTTACCTTAAAACAACCAAAAATTGTTGTTATAACACATATAATTCAGGGGGTAGTAAGCATGTTAAAAACAGGTACTGAACGTGTTAAAAGAGGAATGGCAGAAATGCAAAAAGGCGGCGTCATCATGGACGTTGTAAATGCAGAGCAAGCTCGTATTGCTGAAGCTGCAGGAGCTGTAGCGGTAATGGCACTTGAGCGTGTTCCGTCAGATATCCGTGCTGCAGGCGGAGTAGCGCGTATGGCTGATCCTACAATCACAGAAGAAGTTCTGAATGCTGTTTCTATTCCCGTAATGGCGAAGGCGCGTATCGGACACATCGTTGAAGCGCGTGTTCTTGAAGCCATGGGTGTTGACTACATCGATGAGAGTGAAGTACTAACTCCAGCGGATGAAGTTTTCCACTTATTGAAGAGCGATTACACTGTACCATTCGTATGCGGAGCACGTGATCTTGGAGAGGCGTCACGCCGTATCGCTGAAGGTGCATCTATGCTTCGTACGAAAGGTGAGCCTGGAACAGGTAACATTGTTGAGGCGGTACGCCACATGAGAATGATTCAAGGCCAGATCCGCAAAGTCGTTTCAATGAGCGAAGACGAGCTTATGACAGAAGCTAAGAACTTAGGTGCTCCATTCGAAGTTCTTCTTCAGATCAAAAAAGCGGGCAAGCTACCTGTCGTTAACTTTGCAGCTGGCGGAATTGCAACACCAGCGGATGCAGCACTCATGATGGAACTTGGCGCTGACGGCGTATTCGTTGGATCAGGAATCTTCAAGTCCGAGAACCCAGAAAAGTTTGCTCGTGCGATCGTAGAAGCTACAACTCACTACCAAGACTACAAGCTAATCGCTGAACTATCTAAAGATCTAGGAACGGCAATGAAAGGCATCGACATCTCTACACTAGCTCACGGTGAGCGCATGCAGGAGCGAGGCTGGTAATTCCATGCTTAAAATCGGAGTATTAGCCTTACAAGGTGCGGTACGAGAGCATGTAGCAGCGATTGAAGCAAGCGGAGCAGAAGCTGTAGCTGTAAAGCGTGTTGCTGAGCTAGCAGATCTTGATGGCTTGGTTATGCCAGGCGGCGAGAGTACGGCAATGAGACGTTTAATTGATAAGTATGATTTTCTAGAGCCTTTAAAAGAGTTTGCTCAAAACAAACCGGTCTTCGGTACATGTGCAGGATTGATCTTGATGGCGAAACGCATTCAAGGACAAGATTCAGCACACCTCGAACTGATCGATATGACGGTTGAGCGTAATGCGTTTGGACGTCAGGTGGACAGTTTTGAAGCGGAGCTTATGATACATGGTGTAGGAGAAGATTACACGGGTGTATTTATCCGAGCACCGTTTATCGTTGAAGTCGGACCGGAAGTAGAGATTCTTTCGAAGCATAACGATCGAATCGTAGCAGCTAAACAAGGACATTTCCTATGTGCAGCGTTCCATCCGGAGCTAACCGATGATTACCGACTTCATCAATATTTTGTAAAAATGGTACAATCGGCTAAAGAAGTAGTTGCATAAAATTTAAAAATGCTGTACATTACTATAAAATCATTATAAAAAATCAATGACAGGAACTAGTAGCAAAAATTACTTTGTTTAGAGAGTCGGTGGCTGGTGAAAACCGATCAAGGTATTTTGTGAATCCATCCTCGAGTGAAGAGCTGAACGTTCAGTAAGCTTTTCCGGTGAAGAACCGTTACATGTAATCGAGCCGGCAATAGAAATTCTATTGCAATTAGGGTGGCAACGCGGGTTAACTCTCGTCCCTATTTCTAATTTTTATTAGGAATAGCGGGCGGGAGTTTTTTGTTTTCTCATGTGACATCTAAGGCATGATTGAACTTAACTTCTTTGGAAGGTTGAACGAAGTGTAAGGTGTGAGACTCCTGCGGGATGAGTGAGCAGGTGAGACCCCTAAAAGCGCATAGCGCTAGGAGGCTCACCGCACACCCCGCGGAAAGCGAGCGACCTGAACGTAGTCAACTACTTTCAATAACTGCAAAGCAAAAGAAAACCGTGATTTTTTATAAACTAAAGGAGGACATAAAACATGTTAGATTTAAAATTTGTTCGTGCCAATTTTGAAGAAGTAAAAGAAAAGTTATCTGCACGTGGAGAAGACCTCTCTGGGTTAGATCAGTTCGAAGCGTTAGATCAGCGCCGCCGTGAATTAATCGGTGAAACAGAAGCTTTGAAATCTAAGCGTAACGAGGTTTCTAAGCAAGTTGCAGAATTCAAGCGTGAGAAAAAAGACGCGGATCACCTCATCACTGAGATGCGCGAAGTAGGCGATAAGATCAAAACGATGGACGATGAGCTTCGTCAAGTAGAAGAAGACCTTAACGCGATCATGCTAACGTTGCCTAACATACCGCATGAAAGTGTTCCTGTAGGCGAGACAGAAGATGATAATGTACCTGTACGTCATTGGGGAGATGTTCCTGAGTTTGCTTTTGAAGCAAAACCTCACTGGGATCTCGCAACTGAACTCAATATCGTTGATTTTGAACGTGGAGCAAAAGTGACAGGCAGCCGTTTCGCTTTTTATAAAGGTCTAGGAGCTCGTTTAGAGCGTGCACTTATCAACTTTATGATGGATCTGCACGAAGATGAGCATGGCTACACAGAGGTGCTGCCTCCGTACATGGTTAACCGTCAAAGCATGACAGGAACAGGTCAGCTTCCTAAGTTTGAAGAAGACGCATTTAAAATTCGCGAAGAAGATTACTTCTTGATTCCAACTTCTGAGGTTCCTGTAACGAACATGCACCGAGAAGAGATTCTAACAGCTGACGAACTACCGATCACATATGCGGCGTACAGCGCTTGTTTCCGTTCTGAAGCAGGTTCTGCAGGACGCGATACGCGCGGTTTGATCCGTCAGCATCAGTTCAACAAGGTAGAGCTTGTTCGCTTCGTTAAACCTGAGGATTCTTATGAAGAGCTCGAGAAGCTTACAGGACACGCTGAAAAAGTACTTCAGCTGCTCAACCTTCCGTACCGCGTACTCAGCATGTGTACGGCTGACCTAGGATTCACAGCAGCTAAGAAATACGATATTGAAGTATACCTTCCTAGCTATGGTGAATACCGCGAGATTTCTTCTTGCTCTAACTTTGAGGACTTCCAAGCGCGCCGTGCTCAAATTCGTTTCCGTAGAGATGCAAAAGGAAAGCCAGAATTCGTTCATACGCTAAACGGATCTGGACTTGCGATCGGTCGTACAGTAGCCGCTATCTTAGAGAATTACCAACAAGAAGATGGAACTGTAGTGATTCCAGAAGTTCTGCGTCCATATATGGGTAACAAAGAAGTTATTAAGTAAAAAATGAAGAAGCTGACTCAAAAATGGTCTCTAAAAGGGCTTTTAGAGTCAGCTTTTGTATGTTTAAGGGTGTAAAAGGTTTCAGGTGGTAAGCACTGTTTTAGCGGCGTACGTGTAATAAATAAAAGAACACGTACCGTAAAAATGCACCTCCAAAAAAGGTAAAATAAAAAACAAAAAAAGTTTTTAAAAACCGTTGACACTTTATTTATCATCATGTTATTATAGTTCTTGTCAGTCACACGGAGGTATACCCAAGTCCGGCTGAAGGGATCGGTCTTGAAAACCGACAGGGGTTTAACGACCCGCGGGGGTTCGAATCCCTCTACCTCCTCCATATACATATTCAACCTCATCTGAGTTTCTCGGATGAGGTTTTTTGTTATGTTTTTTTCAAAACTTTAATGGAAGCACAGAAACTGCCATCGTTCATTTTGGAAAAACTCGGAGAAAACCCTAAAATAATTAAACCTTTGATATCAACTTATGTAAGCGCTAACACTTTAAAGCGATAAAATTAAGTATTGACAGAACTTTTAGACAGAGCGTATGATGACAACTATAACTTAATTCAATAATGCAATGCTTATTCAGAGAGACCGAGGGATCAGGCCCTATGACGTCCGGCAACCTCCATATTGGAACGGTGCTACTTCCTGCAGAATGATGATTCATTCTGGAAGATAAGTCGATGTTTACTTATTCGCCCTCTTCCATGAAATGAAGAGGGCTTTTTTATATGGTAAGGGGGAGGACATATGATCGAAATCAAGGACGTGACGAAATTATATAAAGTAAAAGGCAAAGAGATCATCGGAGTGAAAAATGTTTCACTGACGATAGAAAAAGGTGAGATCTTTGGCATTGTAGGATATAGCGGGGCTGGGAAGAGTTCGTTGCTGCGCTGTCTTAATTTATTGGAAAAACCAACATCAGGAGAAATCAAAATCGATGGCATCTCCATTACGAAGCTAGGGAAAAAGGAGCTGCGCTTGGAGCGTCTTAAAATCGGTATGATCTTTCAGCACTTTTATTTGATCAGTGCGAAGACGGTTTTTGAGAACATCGCTTTCGCTTTAAAAGCAGCCGGGAAAACGAAAGAGGAAATCAACCGTAAGACATACGAGCTTTTGAAGATGGTGGGATTAGAGAATCAAAAAGATCAGTACCCTTCTCAGCTGAGTGGTGGCCAGAAACAGCGAGTAGGCATCGCGAGAGCTCTTGCCAATGACCCGAAGGTTTTACTTTGTGATGAAGCTACTTCAGCTCTTGATCCGAATACAACGAGATCTATTCTTTCCCTTCTGAAGTCCATCAATAAAAAATTAGGAATTACGATCGTGCTGATCACTCATGAGATGGAAGTGGTAAAAGAAATCTGCCACCGAATGGCCATCATGCAGGATGGGGAAATCATCGAGTCGGGAGATGTGTATAACATTTTTGCTAACCCAGAAAAAGAGCTTACTAAAACGTTTATCAGCTCTGTGATTCAGATGGATCTACCAGAACCGCTCCTAAAGAACAGAAAAGGGACCGTCATCAAGATACAGTTTAAAGGGGCCATTGCAGAAGAAGCCGTAGTTTCTGAGCTTTTCCAAAACTTTAGTGTAAAAGGAAATATCCTTCACGGTAAGATCGAATATATTCAAGACACGCCGCTTGGAATCTTCATCATGGAACTAGTCGGTGAAGAGGCAGAAGTAAAGCGAGCGATTTCGTATATTGAAAGTCGCATAGAAAATCTTGAGGTGGTGAAACAAGTTGCTTGATTCTATTTTAAATATCCTTCCAGATTTGAATAAAGCATTTTTTGAAACATTATATATGGTCGCCATATCACTAGGTGTTTCATTAATTGTTGGTCTACCGCTGGGAATCATCCTGTTTGTTACCGACAAAGGTCTGTTGTTTGAGAATGTGTGGATCAAGCAGATAGCAGGCATTCTTGTGAACTTGGTCCGCTCTGTACCATTCATCATTTTATTAGTCGCTTTATTACCGTTGACTCAACTCATCACCGGAACAACGATCGGACCAACTGCAGCATCTGTCTCTTTATCCGTCGCAGCCATCCCTTTCTTTGCGAGGCTCGTAGAAACCTCTTTACGAGAGATCGATAAAGGAGTGATCGAAGCGGCCGTTGCAGTGGGCGCTACGCCATGGATGATCATACGTGAAGTACTCCTTCCAGAAGCGAAGCCGGGAATCGTTCAAGCGATAACGGTAACCGCAATCAGCTTACTTGGCTATTCAGCCATGGCAGGCATCGTCGGCGGCGGAGGAATCGGCGACTTCGCGATCCGCTTCGGTTACTATCGCTACGACAACATGATCATGCTCACAACCGTCATACTACTAATCGTAATCGTCCAGCTCATGCAAGTCATCGGAGACGGTGCAGCAAAGGCAGTGAATAAACGATAAGCTAAGTTTTAATTTTTATTATTGCTGTTTTAAAAAGACTTCATTGACAAGTTGATTGGAGTGCAAGATGCGAGACTCCTGGGGGATCAGCGGGACAGGTGAGACCCCGCCAGCGCAAAGCGCTAGGGAGGCTCACCGCACGCCCCCCGGAAAGGGAGCATCTGGAACGGAAATCAACCACTCACAAAAACATCATGTATTTGCAAAAAAACGATTTTAAAAGGGGATCATCATGAAAAAAATCATACTTACACTACTAACAGCTCTGCTCGCTTTCGGCTTAGCAGGATGTTCATCTTCATCAGATGCATCAAAAGATAAAGAAGTAACCCTTGGCGCAACAGCAGGACCATACACAGACATGGTCAACAAAGCCATCAAGCCCTCACTTGAGAAAAAAGGATATAAAGTAAAAGTCATTGAATTCAGCGACTATATCCAACCAAACATGGCATTATCAAAAGGCGATCTAGATGCTAACCTTTTTCAACACAAAGTGTACATGGAGAATTTCACAAAAGAAAAGAACTTAAAGCTTTCAGAAGTCATCATCGTTCCAACAGCACCGATGGGCCTCTATTCTGAGAAATTCAAATCGGTTAAGGACATAAAAGAAGGCAGCACGGTCGCGATTCCAAACGATCCTGTTAACTTAGCCCGCACGTTGCTCATGCTTGAAGATGCAAAACTGATCACTATTAAAGAGGGAATCAACGAACTAACAGCTTCTGAAAAAGATGTTCAGGATAACCCTAAGAAGCTTGTGTTCAAACCATTAGAAGCGGCGCAGCTTCCACGTGCTGTACAAAGTGCAGATGTTGCAGCTGTACCTGGTAACTTTGCACTCGCAGCAAAGATGGATTTATTAGATGCGATTCAATTAGAGAACATGCCGGACACGTACCGTAACCGTGTTGTGGTGAACACGAAGGATGTTGATTCTGCATTCGCAAAAGATATTAAGAAGGTAGTGGAATCGAAAGAGTTTGAAGAAGTGATCGATAAGGAGTTCGAAGGCTTCGGAAAACCAGAATGGATGAAGAAATAAAATAAAACAAAACCCCGGGCTCATAAGAATGAGAACCGGGGTTTCTATGTTTATAAGCGAACTTCTCGTTTCGCTTCAATCTTTTGTGCGATTTTTTCTACGATGTGATCGATGGATTCAGGATTGTCTCGAAGATCATAGTCATTGATATTCACGCGGAGTACAGGACAAGAATTAAAAGAAGCGATCCACTTTTCATAGCGGTCGTACATCTCTTCCCAGTAAGAAACCGGTGTTTCTTGCTCCATTTTACGGCCGCGTTTTTGAATACGAGCTAAGATATCATCAAGAGAGCCTTCTAAGTATATCAAGCAATCAGGCTGTGGGAAGTATGGCGTCATGACCATCGCTTCAAACAGGTGAGTATACGTTTCGTAATCTACATTAGACATGTTGCCTTTATCAAAGTGCATGCGAGCAAATATACCTGTGTCTTCGTAGATGGAACGGTCTTGCACAAACCCTCCGCCATAATCGAACATTCTTTTTTGCTCTTTAAAGCGTTCTGCTAAAAAGAAGATCTGCAGGTGAAAGCTCCAACGCTTAAAATCATGATAAAAGTTTTCTAAGTATGGGTTGTTATCCACTTTCTCCATGGATGTGCGAAACTTTAATTTTTCAGCAAGTGCATTCGTAAACGTAGATTTACCCGCACCGACCATACCTGCCACTGTAATGACAGCATCATTTGGGATTCCGTATTGTATGAGCTTACTCATCGCGCAACTTCTCCTTTTTTCAGAGTTGCATCGATTAAGGAAAAGATTTTCTCTTTATCCGCTTCATACGCAACAAAATCTAACTCATCTCCGTTAAACGAGAGCACAGGAATCTCCGGGTGCTGCTTCTTAAAGGCAGTCATGAACGTCTCGTAATCTTCAGCTAACTGTTCTAAGTACGCAGGCTCCATATTTTGCTCGATAAAACGTCCGCGCTTACGCACGCGGTGCAGCAACGTATCAAGGCTAGCGTTTAAATAGATGATCACGTTCGGAACAGGCATATCCTCAGTAAGGATATCAAAGCACTGCATGTATTTATGAAGATTTCCGTCTTTTAGCGTTCGTCCGGCAAAAATACGGTTCTTAAAAATATGATAATCAGAAACGACAGGTATCTGTTTAGATAAATACTGCCCTTGAATCTCTTCAAGCTGTTTATACCTGTTGCAAAGAAAGAACATCTCGGTTTGAAAACTCCACTCATCGATGTTGTCGTAAAATTTTCCGAGAAAAGGATTCTCCTCTACAATCTCTTTCAATAATTGAAAGTTATAGTGCTCGGCAATAGCTTTTGCGAGCGATGTTTTCCCTACGCCAATCGGCCCTTCAACTGCGATAAAGGGGGTTGAACTCATCTTCCTTTTCCTCCCTTATAAATAACAAACGAAAAATTACAGACAAAGAATATTGTAGCATACGTTTGGAAAAGGTGGTGAGATTATCGGTAAAAAGTTAATGGTAAATATGCTATTTAGTACATCGTTTTATGTTTGTTTTCATTCGCCTGATCAATGATCGCTTTTAAATCTAAGTCTGCGCTCTTGCTGATATCGGCATTCAATGTCTTTTCCATTAATAGTAAGGCTCTTTCGTTATCTTCTTCTATATTAGAAGCGGAACAATCAGAAGGTGCATAAAGTGTAAAACCTCTCATGTAAGCATCGTTCGCTGTAAAGAGGACACAGATGTTACCCGCCACACCGCATAATATTAAAGTTTGTATTCCGAGCTCATTTAATAAAGTTGATAAAGGTGTAGAAAAAAATCCTGAATGCTTTGGTTTGACGACAAAGAAGTCGTCATCGTCAGGCTGTAACTTTTTAACGAATTCACCACCGGATTGTGTCGAGCAATAGTCGACGAGCTTGTGCTTATCTGACTGCCATTGTCCAAAGTTATCGTTCACATAAATAACCGGGATGTTTTCATTTTTAGCTCGCTTTTTCAAATCAAGAATCTTATCGGCAATCGGTGCAGAAGTTTTTAATAAGAGCGGCGCCTCAGGAAAATTAAAGTCGTTGATCACGTCAATAATAAGCATAGCGACAGGAACTTTGTTGTCCTCGTGTTGATGAAGTTTCTCCATAACGATCTCTCTCTTTCTTTTTAGCTTTAGCTTTTATTAAAAATCCCGAGTATCATCTATATAAAAGAAGTAAATTTTAATCTATTCAACCATTCCTTTCTTTATTATTAGCAAAACCTCTTGTATAATCTCTTACAACAAAAACTTTGGAGCGAAAATAATGGAGATTTTAGAAAAAGACCAATATTACATGGAGCTTGCTCTACAGGAAGCGCAAAAAGCAGCAGATATCGGAGAGGTTCCCATTGGGGCAATTTTAGTCATGGACGATCGTGTAGTGGCAAGAGCTCATAATCTGCGTGAAGCCGAACAAAGAGCAATCGCTCATGCGGAGCTTTTAGCCATTGACGAGGCTTGTAGAGAAAAGGATGCCTGGCGACTTGAAGGCGCAACGCTATACGTAACGCTTGAACCGTGTGCAATGTGTTCAGGCGCGATTGTCCTCTCTAGAGTAAGTCGTGTTGTGTACGGAGCGGCTGATCCTAAAGGAGGCTGCGCGGGAACGTTAATGAACCTGTTACAAGAAGATCGCTTTAATCACCAATGTGAGGTTGTAGCGGGAGTAAAGGGTGAAGCATGTGGTCAAATTCTTTCACGTTTTTTTAAAAACCTTCGGGATCGTAAAAGGAAGGAAAAGGAAGAGCGGAGAAAGGAGCTTTAGTGCTCCTGCGGTTGATTTTTTTAGAAGGACATAGTATACTAAATCTTGCACATTTAGTTGTGCATCTAACAATGTTATACACTTTGTCGCGCTAGATGGGGAGGTAGCGGTGCCCTGTACTCGCAATCCGCTGTAGCGAGGTTGAATTCCTCTCCTCGGCTAGTTCAACGTATGGTCTGACGGACGTAAGTGGTGTTGATGTCCGGGTCCTGCGCAACGGAGACCCATGAACCCTGTCAGGTCCGGAAGGAAGCAGCAGTAAGTGGACCACTTCGTGTGCCGTGGGGCAACCTGGACTGAGCTAACTGCGTTTGTACGCATAGGTTGACTATTCCAAAGAGAGGTGCGCGGCATTCTAATATATAAACAATAACTCACCCTTGTTTCAGGGGTGAGTTTTTTGTAATGTTTCAGTATAATATAGAAAGAATGCATGTGATTTAAAGGAGGC is a window of Fictibacillus halophilus DNA encoding:
- a CDS encoding MetQ/NlpA family ABC transporter substrate-binding protein; translated protein: MKKIILTLLTALLAFGLAGCSSSSDASKDKEVTLGATAGPYTDMVNKAIKPSLEKKGYKVKVIEFSDYIQPNMALSKGDLDANLFQHKVYMENFTKEKNLKLSEVIIVPTAPMGLYSEKFKSVKDIKEGSTVAIPNDPVNLARTLLMLEDAKLITIKEGINELTASEKDVQDNPKKLVFKPLEAAQLPRAVQSADVAAVPGNFALAAKMDLLDAIQLENMPDTYRNRVVVNTKDVDSAFAKDIKKVVESKEFEEVIDKEFEGFGKPEWMKK
- a CDS encoding isochorismatase family cysteine hydrolase → MEKLHQHEDNKVPVAMLIIDVINDFNFPEAPLLLKTSAPIADKILDLKKRAKNENIPVIYVNDNFGQWQSDKHKLVDYCSTQSGGEFVKKLQPDDDDFFVVKPKHSGFFSTPLSTLLNELGIQTLILCGVAGNICVLFTANDAYMRGFTLYAPSDCSASNIEEDNERALLLMEKTLNADISKSADLDLKAIIDQANENKHKTMY
- the pdxT gene encoding pyridoxal 5'-phosphate synthase glutaminase subunit PdxT; the protein is MLKIGVLALQGAVREHVAAIEASGAEAVAVKRVAELADLDGLVMPGGESTAMRRLIDKYDFLEPLKEFAQNKPVFGTCAGLILMAKRIQGQDSAHLELIDMTVERNAFGRQVDSFEAELMIHGVGEDYTGVFIRAPFIVEVGPEVEILSKHNDRIVAAKQGHFLCAAFHPELTDDYRLHQYFVKMVQSAKEVVA
- the serS gene encoding serine--tRNA ligase, producing the protein MLDLKFVRANFEEVKEKLSARGEDLSGLDQFEALDQRRRELIGETEALKSKRNEVSKQVAEFKREKKDADHLITEMREVGDKIKTMDDELRQVEEDLNAIMLTLPNIPHESVPVGETEDDNVPVRHWGDVPEFAFEAKPHWDLATELNIVDFERGAKVTGSRFAFYKGLGARLERALINFMMDLHEDEHGYTEVLPPYMVNRQSMTGTGQLPKFEEDAFKIREEDYFLIPTSEVPVTNMHREEILTADELPITYAAYSACFRSEAGSAGRDTRGLIRQHQFNKVELVRFVKPEDSYEELEKLTGHAEKVLQLLNLPYRVLSMCTADLGFTAAKKYDIEVYLPSYGEYREISSCSNFEDFQARRAQIRFRRDAKGKPEFVHTLNGSGLAIGRTVAAILENYQQEDGTVVIPEVLRPYMGNKEVIK
- a CDS encoding methionine ABC transporter permease translates to MVAISLGVSLIVGLPLGIILFVTDKGLLFENVWIKQIAGILVNLVRSVPFIILLVALLPLTQLITGTTIGPTAASVSLSVAAIPFFARLVETSLREIDKGVIEAAVAVGATPWMIIREVLLPEAKPGIVQAITVTAISLLGYSAMAGIVGGGGIGDFAIRFGYYRYDNMIMLTTVILLIVIVQLMQVIGDGAAKAVNKR
- a CDS encoding deoxynucleoside kinase, which translates into the protein MSSTPFIAVEGPIGVGKTSLAKAIAEHYNFQLLKEIVEENPFLGKFYDNIDEWSFQTEMFFLCNRYKQLEEIQGQYLSKQIPVVSDYHIFKNRIFAGRTLKDGNLHKYMQCFDILTEDMPVPNVIIYLNASLDTLLHRVRKRGRFIEQNMEPAYLEQLAEDYETFMTAFKKQHPEIPVLSFNGDELDFVAYEADKEKIFSLIDATLKKGEVAR
- the pdxS gene encoding pyridoxal 5'-phosphate synthase lyase subunit PdxS, encoding MLKTGTERVKRGMAEMQKGGVIMDVVNAEQARIAEAAGAVAVMALERVPSDIRAAGGVARMADPTITEEVLNAVSIPVMAKARIGHIVEARVLEAMGVDYIDESEVLTPADEVFHLLKSDYTVPFVCGARDLGEASRRIAEGASMLRTKGEPGTGNIVEAVRHMRMIQGQIRKVVSMSEDELMTEAKNLGAPFEVLLQIKKAGKLPVVNFAAGGIATPADAALMMELGADGVFVGSGIFKSENPEKFARAIVEATTHYQDYKLIAELSKDLGTAMKGIDISTLAHGERMQERGW
- the tadA gene encoding tRNA adenosine(34) deaminase TadA, with the translated sequence MEILEKDQYYMELALQEAQKAADIGEVPIGAILVMDDRVVARAHNLREAEQRAIAHAELLAIDEACREKDAWRLEGATLYVTLEPCAMCSGAIVLSRVSRVVYGAADPKGGCAGTLMNLLQEDRFNHQCEVVAGVKGEACGQILSRFFKNLRDRKRKEKEERRKEL
- a CDS encoding deoxynucleoside kinase, encoding MSKLIQYGIPNDAVITVAGMVGAGKSTFTNALAEKLKFRTSMEKVDNNPYLENFYHDFKRWSFHLQIFFLAERFKEQKRMFDYGGGFVQDRSIYEDTGIFARMHFDKGNMSNVDYETYTHLFEAMVMTPYFPQPDCLIYLEGSLDDILARIQKRGRKMEQETPVSYWEEMYDRYEKWIASFNSCPVLRVNINDYDLRDNPESIDHIVEKIAQKIEAKREVRL
- a CDS encoding D-alanyl-D-alanine carboxypeptidase family protein; protein product: MVTLIFSFFTTSLLGFSKSASAAPSLDVAAEGAILVDAETGKILYQKNADKLLAPASMSKMMTEYLLLEAIDKKKISWDQKTSISEYAHKISQNRTLSNVPLRVDEKYTVRELYQAMAIYSANGATIALAELIAGSEGEFVKKMNAKAKELGMKDFNFVNSSGLNNKDLFGNHNSGSETDENMMSPRATAILAYNLLNDHPEVLETASVPRMKFREGTDDEIQMENWNWMLPELNSGYEGVDGLKTGSTDIAGNCFTGTVKKGDTRLISVVMKTGTRLDRFKETKKLFDFGFANFEKAQILPDNYQVKGNKTVPVVKGKEKEVKVATKEPLSMVIKRGEKENYKPKFVMDKKKMTKEGELTAPVKKGEVVGHINVEYTGSGEDYGYLLDGETKGKTEVVTTQSVEKANWFVLALRGVGGFFGGLWSGAVDMVKGWF
- a CDS encoding methionine ABC transporter ATP-binding protein, which translates into the protein MIEIKDVTKLYKVKGKEIIGVKNVSLTIEKGEIFGIVGYSGAGKSSLLRCLNLLEKPTSGEIKIDGISITKLGKKELRLERLKIGMIFQHFYLISAKTVFENIAFALKAAGKTKEEINRKTYELLKMVGLENQKDQYPSQLSGGQKQRVGIARALANDPKVLLCDEATSALDPNTTRSILSLLKSINKKLGITIVLITHEMEVVKEICHRMAIMQDGEIIESGDVYNIFANPEKELTKTFISSVIQMDLPEPLLKNRKGTVIKIQFKGAIAEEAVVSELFQNFSVKGNILHGKIEYIQDTPLGIFIMELVGEEAEVKRAISYIESRIENLEVVKQVA